The nucleotide window TGCTCCACCTGGGTGATCGTGTTTATCCATGACAACACGTCGATTACTAAAGGCTGCCGAGGCGATTCGCCAGGTCGTCGGAATGGCGATTCTCGCCGAGATGCGCGATCCGCGCGTCCGCGATGTGACGATCACCCGAGTCATTGTCAGCCCCGATATGCGCGAGGCAAAGGTGTATGTGTCGGTCATGGGCGACACGGCGAAGCAGAACTTGTGCTTGCACGGATTGCAGAGCGCCCGAGGATTCCTGCAAGCGAAACTGGCCGAGCGCATTGAAACTCGCTATACTCCGCGGCTTCAATTTATTTTGGACATGGGGGTAAAGCATTCGCTGGAGATCGCGAGGATTCTCCACGAAGTGTTGCCGCCGAAGCCGTCCGAGCAATCGGGCGAAGCGCCGCCGGCCCCGGAATATTCCCCAGACCAAGCAGTGGTTGACCAAGCAGTGGTTGACCAAGCAGTGGCCGGCGAGCATGCCGGCGCCGCGCACGACGATAGCGACGACGAGCTCGACGATTTGGATCTGGACGAAAGCGATTCTGAGAATATCGATCCCGAGCAGGGCGATTCGCACGGCAGCGGCAGCCACGAATAACAGTTCCGATGATAGCGACGCAAGGCCCGCAGGGCAGTAGCTCCCCATCAAGCCTT belongs to Pirellulales bacterium and includes:
- the rbfA gene encoding 30S ribosome-binding factor RbfA; translated protein: MTTRRLLKAAEAIRQVVGMAILAEMRDPRVRDVTITRVIVSPDMREAKVYVSVMGDTAKQNLCLHGLQSARGFLQAKLAERIETRYTPRLQFILDMGVKHSLEIARILHEVLPPKPSEQSGEAPPAPEYSPDQAVVDQAVVDQAVAGEHAGAAHDDSDDELDDLDLDESDSENIDPEQGDSHGSGSHE